Proteins from a genomic interval of Drosophila willistoni isolate 14030-0811.24 chromosome 2L unlocalized genomic scaffold, UCI_dwil_1.1 Seg139, whole genome shotgun sequence:
- the LOC6638428 gene encoding uncharacterized protein LOC6638428: MANLLILILACSFFVAGDGLRIKRSESVTNNVNQSIMGTTNGTGTTLEATSATTEMQNITLTDDSIPNEITANGTTTEKTANGTTTEKAELIPSVTASSMPFAGAFGKVELILDDGLPMELTKLHHGKRRLGRVDEMLMPSHQARHRRHHGGLIDAPPPPPAPSSSAPSAPYVYYNKMVSPDGKHEVKEFEILAPNMMIESVQHQLNYGPDQDLGGMLYLNAPEIKNGRGRHHKHKPSTSVVPPMIYMLQHFLESTNNMDSPIMEPVHQFKDKNMHRTPMDETLYQFLDNAVDLALRNNHDVIEHLLGDHLELDHDNEFEKEKEKEKIKHKEKMGKELEKEKEKEQLDIVHIDKSKGKEDELIVSCPIHHEHHANKNGDLVDDDVVLVNECHVV; this comes from the exons ATGGCTAATTTACTTATCTTAATTTTAGCTTGTT CGTTTTTTGTGGCTGGAGATGGATTGCGTATAAAACGCTCTGAGAGTGTCACAAATAATGTCAACCAATCGATAATGGGAACAACCAATGGTACTGGCACCACTCTGGAGGCCACAAGTGCTACTACCGAGATGCAAAATATAACTTTGACAGACGATTCGATCCCTAATGAAATTACTGCTAATGGAACCACCACTGAGAAGACTGCAAATGGAACCACCACTGAGAAGGCTGAATTAATTCCATCTGTTACTGCTTCATCGATGCCATTTGCTGGGGCTTTTGGAAAGGTGGAGCTGATTTTGGATGATGGACTACCAATGGAACTAACCAAATTGCATCATGGCAAACGTCGCTTGGGACGTGTCGATGAAATGTTAATGCCATCGCATCAGGCCCGTCACCGACGTCATCATGGTGGTCTAATAGatgcaccaccaccaccaccagcaccatcATCTTCAGCTCCATCTGCTCCATATGTCTACTATAACAAAATGGTGTCGCCCGATGGAAAGCATGAGGTAAAGGAATTTGAAATACTCGCACCCAATATGATGATTGAAAGTGTCCAGCACCAGCTAAACTATGGCCCAGATCAGGATCTTGGTGGAATGCTCTACCTAAATGCACCTGAGATCAAGAATGGACGAGGACGTCATCACAAACACAAGCCGTCAACATCGGTTGTGCCACCTATGATCTATATGCTGCAGCATTTTTTGGAATCCACCAATAATATGGATAGTCCAATAATGGAGCCAGTACATCAGTTCAAAGACAAGAACATGCATCGTACTCCCATGGATGAGACCCTTTATCAGTTTTTGGACAATGCTGTTGACTTGGCTTTACGCAACAATCATGATGTAATCGAACACCTTTTGGGTGATCATCTGGAACTTGACCATGACAATGAATTTGaaaaggagaaggagaaggaaaaAATCAAGCATAAGGAGAAGATGGGAAAGGAGTTGgagaaagaaaaggaaaaggaacAACTGGACATTGTGCATATTGATAAATCCAAGGGCAAAGAAGATGAACTCATTGTCAGTTGTCCCATACATCATGAGCATCATGCCAATAAGAACGGCGACTTAGTCGATGATGATGTGGTCTTAGTTAACGAATGTCATGTAGTCTAG